In Ferroplasma sp., a single window of DNA contains:
- a CDS encoding ABC transporter permease yields MGGLIPLTVRDLKRWYRNPVSAVVGVIQPIFWIVLFGSAFDIAKFGGAASSAFFEGAPDYITYLMGGILTIIGLFTGMFSGVNIIWDRRLGILQRFLIAPINRASIVFSRILSSVVRILVQIVILFIVAFLIPDGLKLQHGIDALDIVVIVSAVLMISFIFSSLFSIIAVRTTKMESVFGIVNLINLPLMFASFAMFPPDLMAGWLEHVARYNPVSWSAQSIRMVIINGTLNSGQAHTVLVYMMGLLALTVFMLVITYVVSNKEIRE; encoded by the coding sequence ATGGGCGGTTTGATTCCCCTTACTGTAAGGGATTTAAAAAGATGGTACAGAAATCCGGTTTCAGCTGTGGTTGGGGTTATCCAACCTATATTCTGGATTGTTCTTTTCGGCAGTGCCTTTGATATAGCCAAATTCGGGGGGGCTGCTTCTTCGGCTTTCTTCGAGGGTGCCCCGGATTATATTACATATCTTATGGGCGGAATACTCACCATAATCGGACTTTTCACCGGCATGTTCTCCGGTGTCAATATAATATGGGACAGGAGGCTGGGAATACTCCAGAGATTCCTGATAGCACCAATTAACAGGGCATCCATAGTATTCTCCAGGATACTTTCATCCGTTGTGAGGATCCTTGTCCAGATAGTTATACTGTTTATAGTTGCCTTCCTTATACCGGACGGGCTCAAGCTTCAGCACGGCATAGACGCTCTGGATATAGTTGTTATAGTTTCTGCGGTGCTTATGATTTCATTTATATTTTCATCGCTTTTCAGCATTATTGCAGTTCGTACCACAAAGATGGAATCAGTATTCGGAATAGTAAACCTGATCAACCTCCCTCTTATGTTTGCAAGCTTTGCAATGTTTCCCCCGGACCTGATGGCTGGATGGCTGGAGCATGTTGCAAGGTACAACCCAGTATCGTGGTCTGCACAGTCCATAAGGATGGTTATTATAAACGGAACTCTTAACTCGGGGCAGGCACACACCGTACTTGTCTATATGATGGGGCTGCTGGCGCTGACCGTTTTTATGCTGGTCATAACATACGTTGTATCAAACAAGGAAATACGGGAATAA
- the pyrH gene encoding UMP kinase, which translates to MNSVVISLGGSIISKDRLNLELMEKFSETMKLISTYDKFGIVVGGGKLARTYISDLKKYNVNDNILDEIGINATRINALAMTTFFDDVNSKIPTTINDAAEMIHNYRYVVMGGTEPGHTTDTVSTLLAERIGSKILINATSVDGVYSADPKTDPDAIKYSELSYNDAISLSIQNSTGAGTNVFMDITSLTIAKRAGIKIFVVNGFNLNEYKDILYNKKCDGTVIH; encoded by the coding sequence ATGAATAGTGTTGTTATATCACTTGGCGGATCAATAATATCAAAGGATAGGCTTAATCTGGAACTAATGGAAAAATTTTCTGAAACAATGAAGCTTATTTCCACATACGATAAATTCGGGATAGTTGTAGGCGGCGGGAAGCTCGCAAGAACGTATATATCTGATTTAAAAAAATATAATGTCAATGACAACATACTGGATGAGATAGGCATAAATGCAACCAGAATAAATGCACTTGCCATGACAACCTTTTTTGATGACGTAAATTCAAAAATCCCCACAACAATCAACGATGCTGCAGAGATGATACATAATTACAGATATGTTGTCATGGGAGGCACAGAACCCGGGCATACAACAGATACTGTGTCAACCCTCCTTGCAGAGAGAATAGGATCAAAAATACTTATAAACGCAACCTCTGTTGACGGGGTATACTCTGCAGATCCAAAGACAGACCCTGATGCGATAAAATACTCAGAATTATCATATAATGATGCTATTTCCCTTTCCATACAGAACTCAACTGGAGCCGGAACAAACGTTTTTATGGACATAACATCCCTGACCATAGCCAAAAGGGCAGGAATAAAAATATTCGTGGTAAACGGTTTTAACTTAAACGAGTATAAAGATATTCTTTATAATAAAAAATGTGATGGGACAGTGATTCACTGA
- the prf1 gene encoding peptide chain release factor aRF-1, whose amino-acid sequence MDDEDYKRYEFRKAMEELSELHGRGTELISLYIPPDKQISDVVQYLREEFSTSSNIKSKTTRKNVLGAIESIMSRLKYYKQPPEHGLVFFVGHVATRGDQTEMYTKIIEPPQPIQTFLYKCDSSFHLEQLTDQLREKELYGLIVIDRKESTIGFLKGTKIEVVDYEYSLVPSKHRQGGQSSRRFERLIEIAANEFFKKMGDIANSTFMPVIKDIITIFVGGPGATKEYFIEKDYLRNEVKEKIKDLFDIGYTDESGLRELVEKASESIKDMRITREKDIINRFLREIKKSDGGLGVYGEEAIVNALKMKNLELLIVSDSIRKRKYFYRCPTCNMEKTFTSEPTEQPVCDNDGTPMNFEKEDDFIEDLYKMAEEAGTKVEMVSEDSDEGRLLKTAFGGVAGILRYVPENQISM is encoded by the coding sequence ATGGACGACGAGGATTATAAACGCTACGAATTTAGAAAAGCCATGGAGGAGCTGTCTGAACTCCATGGGCGTGGAACGGAATTAATATCACTTTATATTCCTCCCGACAAGCAAATTTCTGATGTTGTACAGTATTTAAGGGAGGAGTTCTCTACATCTTCAAACATAAAATCAAAAACCACCAGGAAGAATGTACTGGGTGCGATAGAATCGATAATGTCCCGATTAAAGTACTATAAACAGCCACCTGAGCATGGCCTGGTCTTCTTTGTGGGGCATGTTGCAACACGAGGGGATCAGACAGAGATGTACACAAAAATTATAGAACCGCCACAGCCAATCCAGACTTTCCTTTATAAATGTGATTCCAGCTTTCACCTGGAGCAGCTCACTGACCAGCTCAGGGAAAAGGAACTGTACGGGCTTATTGTAATAGACCGAAAGGAATCCACAATAGGATTCTTGAAGGGCACAAAAATTGAGGTTGTGGATTACGAGTATTCTCTTGTGCCGAGCAAGCACAGGCAGGGAGGGCAGTCATCGCGAAGGTTTGAGAGGCTTATAGAAATAGCAGCAAATGAGTTCTTCAAAAAAATGGGAGATATAGCAAACAGCACATTCATGCCAGTGATAAAGGATATAATCACCATATTTGTTGGTGGTCCCGGGGCAACCAAGGAGTATTTTATTGAAAAGGATTATCTCAGAAATGAAGTGAAGGAAAAAATAAAGGATCTTTTTGATATAGGATATACTGATGAATCAGGGCTGCGAGAGCTTGTGGAAAAGGCATCAGAATCAATAAAAGACATGCGTATTACACGTGAAAAGGACATAATAAATAGATTTCTCAGGGAAATAAAAAAATCTGATGGCGGACTGGGTGTATACGGTGAGGAGGCAATAGTGAATGCCCTGAAAATGAAGAACCTTGAACTGCTTATAGTGTCAGATAGCATAAGGAAAAGGAAATACTTTTACCGATGCCCCACATGCAATATGGAGAAAACATTTACGTCTGAACCCACTGAACAGCCGGTATGCGATAATGATGGCACACCCATGAACTTTGAAAAGGAGGACGATTTCATAGAAGACCTTTATAAAATGGCTGAAGAGGCTGGAACAAAGGTTGAGATGGTATCAGAGGACAGTGACGAGGGAAGGCTGTTGAAAACGGCTTTCGGTGGAGTTGCAGGTATACTCAGGTATGTCCCGGAAAATCAGATCAGCATGTAA
- a CDS encoding potassium channel family protein encodes MNPFFLFFKKFRKYSRNHIIKASILSVAVIIYSVFSEFYIENPVPSSGIHNLFTSLWWTMQTITTVGYGDTPVYGLLGRTNGMVIMVVGIGSLGYLTAGITSMLIDIRLSSKLGDRMATEKKHIILCNYNESTKKVLDKIKNDGIDIVILNENEVKGDNEYTFVKGSFLRENDLIKAGIKKASSVIIFSREEDRDQMAMDAETILSAMIIRKLNPRIRIIGEILNPDSRIHASGFMDDIVIKGDVSSMLIYSSIMIPGIPQFINELLAGNNIGEEDIDESYINKTYREFVSAMEKDDKIVLGFRKDDKIVLRKISDEKIGSGSYIFIKN; translated from the coding sequence GTGAATCCATTCTTCCTCTTTTTCAAAAAATTTAGGAAGTATTCGAGAAACCACATAATAAAGGCTTCTATTTTATCCGTAGCTGTTATAATTTATTCAGTATTCAGCGAGTTTTATATTGAAAATCCAGTACCCTCAAGTGGCATCCATAACTTATTCACCAGTTTATGGTGGACAATGCAGACAATTACAACCGTGGGTTACGGTGATACTCCTGTTTACGGGCTTTTAGGAAGGACAAATGGAATGGTTATAATGGTGGTGGGCATAGGTTCCCTTGGATACCTTACAGCAGGGATAACCAGCATGCTCATAGATATAAGATTGTCTTCAAAACTAGGTGATAGAATGGCCACTGAAAAAAAGCATATAATCCTGTGCAATTACAATGAAAGCACGAAAAAGGTTCTTGACAAAATAAAGAATGATGGCATAGATATAGTAATCCTTAATGAGAATGAGGTTAAAGGCGATAATGAATATACCTTCGTCAAGGGGAGTTTTTTAAGGGAAAATGACCTTATAAAGGCGGGGATAAAAAAGGCATCCTCTGTGATTATATTCTCCAGGGAGGAGGACAGGGATCAGATGGCAATGGATGCTGAAACAATTTTATCGGCCATGATAATAAGGAAATTGAATCCCAGAATAAGAATAATAGGAGAGATTCTGAACCCGGATAGCCGTATACATGCTTCAGGCTTTATGGACGATATTGTAATAAAAGGAGATGTGTCTTCCATGCTGATATATTCCTCCATAATGATACCCGGAATTCCACAGTTCATAAACGAACTTCTTGCCGGGAATAATATCGGTGAGGAGGATATTGATGAGAGCTATATCAATAAGACATACAGGGAATTTGTATCCGCAATGGAAAAGGACGATAAAATAGTGCTGGGATTCAGAAAGGACGATAAAATAGTGCTGAGAAAAATTTCTGATGAAAAAATAGGTTCTGGGAGTTATATTTTTATAAAAAATTGA
- the vat gene encoding VCP-like ATPase has translation MKPNEGITLRVAEANAVDPGMARVRLDEISRLDLDVEIGDVVSIEKVRSTVGRVFRSRPEDENKGIVRIDSVMRNNCGASIGDKVKVKKVEVEEAKKVILAPIIRKDQKLRFGEGIDDFVQKALIRRPLIEQDSISVPGLTLAGHTGLLFKVIKTIPSKIPVEVGEETRVEIREDPASEVLEEVTKVSYEDIGGLSDQLGKIREIIELPLKHPELFERLGITPPKGVLLNGPPGTGKTLIAKAVANESGANFYAINGPEIMSKYYGQSEQKLREIFQKADESEPSIIFIDEIDSIAPKREDVQGEVERRVVAQLLTLMDGLKDRGHVIVIGATNRLDAVDPALRRPGRFDREIVIGVPDKKGRMEILAIHTRGMPLGMDDEKQSEFFSRIADITYGFVGADLAALTRESAMNALRRYLPEIDLDKPIPTDVLEKMIVTEDDFMEALKTIEPSSLREVTVEVPNIKWSDIGGLESVKSELREAVELPLLKPDVFKRLGIRAPKGFLLYGPPGTGKTLLAKAVANESNANFISVKGPEVLSKWVGESEKAVREIFKKAKQVSPAIIFMDEIDSIAPRRGASMDSGVTERIVNQLLTSMDGIEVLNGVVVIAATNRPDIIDPALLRAGRFDKIIYIPPPEEEGRLKILEVHTKNMPLAKDVNLQEIARRTDGYVGADLENLCREAGMMAYRENPDATEVNQDAFLRAMKSIRPSIDKNVVKFYNDLAATMGRDISEKKKTEDMGLYQ, from the coding sequence ATGAAACCAAATGAAGGAATCACTCTCAGGGTTGCTGAGGCGAATGCGGTCGATCCTGGTATGGCCAGAGTTAGACTTGATGAAATATCCCGATTAGATCTTGATGTTGAAATAGGGGACGTTGTGTCCATTGAAAAGGTGAGATCAACCGTAGGAAGGGTATTTCGGTCCAGGCCAGAGGACGAAAATAAGGGTATTGTAAGAATAGACAGTGTTATGAGAAACAACTGTGGGGCATCTATAGGAGACAAGGTAAAGGTAAAAAAGGTTGAGGTTGAGGAGGCAAAGAAGGTTATCCTTGCACCAATTATAAGGAAGGATCAGAAATTGAGGTTCGGTGAGGGCATAGATGATTTTGTTCAGAAAGCTTTAATCAGAAGGCCACTGATAGAACAGGACAGCATAAGCGTTCCTGGATTAACTCTCGCAGGCCATACAGGACTTCTCTTCAAGGTAATAAAAACAATTCCGAGCAAGATTCCTGTGGAGGTTGGAGAGGAAACCAGAGTGGAAATAAGGGAGGATCCGGCATCTGAAGTTCTTGAGGAGGTAACAAAGGTTAGCTACGAGGATATAGGTGGGCTTTCGGATCAGCTGGGCAAAATAAGGGAAATCATAGAACTCCCACTGAAACATCCTGAGCTTTTCGAGCGGCTTGGAATAACACCACCCAAGGGAGTCCTGCTCAATGGTCCACCAGGAACAGGAAAAACACTCATAGCAAAGGCTGTTGCCAACGAAAGCGGAGCCAATTTTTATGCTATCAATGGCCCGGAAATAATGAGCAAATATTACGGACAGAGCGAGCAAAAATTGAGGGAAATATTCCAGAAGGCAGATGAATCTGAACCATCCATAATATTCATAGATGAAATTGATTCCATTGCGCCTAAAAGAGAGGATGTCCAGGGAGAGGTTGAGAGAAGGGTTGTTGCCCAGCTTTTGACATTAATGGATGGGTTAAAAGACCGTGGACATGTTATAGTAATAGGCGCAACAAACAGGCTTGATGCTGTTGATCCGGCACTTAGAAGGCCTGGGAGATTTGACAGGGAAATAGTAATAGGGGTTCCAGATAAAAAGGGAAGGATGGAGATACTGGCCATCCATACAAGAGGAATGCCACTGGGAATGGATGATGAAAAACAGAGCGAATTCTTCAGCAGAATAGCAGATATAACATATGGTTTCGTTGGGGCTGACCTGGCGGCACTTACCAGGGAATCAGCAATGAACGCATTGAGGCGTTATCTTCCAGAAATCGATCTTGATAAGCCCATTCCAACAGATGTCCTGGAAAAAATGATCGTGACAGAGGATGATTTCATGGAGGCACTGAAAACTATTGAACCCAGCAGCTTAAGAGAGGTGACAGTGGAGGTCCCGAACATAAAGTGGTCAGATATAGGGGGCCTTGAATCTGTAAAATCAGAGCTGAGGGAGGCAGTTGAACTTCCGTTGCTGAAACCTGATGTATTTAAAAGGCTGGGAATCAGGGCACCAAAAGGATTCCTTCTTTACGGCCCACCGGGAACAGGAAAAACACTTCTGGCCAAGGCTGTTGCCAACGAAAGCAATGCAAACTTCATATCTGTTAAGGGCCCGGAGGTACTTTCAAAATGGGTTGGAGAAAGCGAGAAGGCCGTCAGGGAAATATTCAAGAAGGCAAAACAGGTTTCACCTGCCATAATATTCATGGATGAAATAGATTCAATAGCACCAAGAAGAGGGGCTTCCATGGATTCTGGGGTTACAGAGAGGATTGTTAACCAGCTTTTAACCTCCATGGATGGCATTGAGGTCCTGAACGGCGTAGTTGTCATAGCTGCAACAAACCGTCCAGACATAATAGACCCTGCACTGCTGAGGGCTGGCAGATTTGATAAAATTATATACATACCACCACCAGAAGAGGAGGGGAGATTGAAAATACTTGAGGTCCACACAAAGAATATGCCTCTGGCAAAAGATGTAAACCTTCAGGAAATAGCCAGAAGAACAGATGGCTATGTGGGTGCTGATCTGGAAAACCTTTGCAGGGAAGCAGGCATGATGGCATACCGGGAAAATCCAGATGCCACAGAGGTTAACCAGGACGCATTTCTGAGGGCAATGAAATCTATAAGGCCATCAATAGATAAAAATGTGGTAAAGTTCTACAATGACCTGGCAGCCACGATGGGAAGGGATATAAGCGAGAAGAAGAAAACAGAGGACATGGGCTTATATCAGTAA
- a CDS encoding homoserine kinase, whose translation MEVTKRSYSSSANLGPGYDILSLAHMAFFDSVTVKKTGKSGIKIISDSTPEKPENNSAGLGVMKILEDEGINEGLEIKITKGVPIGLGLGSSGASSSAAVKAVNELLELNMSPDEMVYYSMYGEIAACGSAHPDNVSSGIYGGLTLISSASPVRVRKININYDMKLLLIIPESSIKKKTQQARSMVPDRISMADHVLHASRISTMLYGFMKGDRDAIREGMMDDIVERSRESMFPFYSDIRNKAIDGNAISTCVSGAGPSILIFTDLNTKKDEILSDVQKIMGSYNLRYSIRETAILEDYND comes from the coding sequence ATGGAAGTTACAAAGCGCAGTTATTCCTCATCGGCAAACCTCGGGCCTGGATATGACATACTATCATTGGCCCATATGGCATTTTTTGATTCTGTAACAGTAAAAAAAACAGGAAAATCCGGCATAAAGATCATATCAGATTCCACTCCAGAGAAGCCTGAAAACAATTCTGCAGGACTTGGGGTTATGAAGATTCTGGAGGATGAGGGCATAAATGAAGGCCTTGAAATCAAAATTACAAAGGGTGTTCCTATTGGGCTTGGGCTGGGGAGCAGCGGGGCATCCTCATCTGCAGCAGTAAAGGCAGTGAACGAATTGCTTGAACTTAATATGAGTCCTGATGAAATGGTATACTATTCTATGTACGGGGAAATAGCAGCCTGTGGTTCAGCACATCCCGACAACGTATCATCCGGGATATATGGTGGCCTGACGCTTATAAGTTCAGCCTCCCCGGTTAGGGTAAGGAAGATAAATATAAATTACGATATGAAGCTACTTCTTATAATACCGGAGTCAAGCATAAAGAAAAAAACGCAGCAGGCAAGGTCAATGGTCCCAGATAGGATCAGCATGGCCGATCATGTACTGCATGCATCGAGGATTTCCACCATGCTTTATGGATTCATGAAGGGAGACCGCGATGCCATACGGGAAGGCATGATGGATGACATAGTTGAAAGGTCCAGGGAATCCATGTTCCCATTTTATAGTGACATAAGAAATAAGGCCATTGATGGAAATGCAATATCAACATGCGTTAGCGGTGCTGGGCCATCTATACTGATATTCACAGACCTGAATACAAAAAAGGATGAAATTTTATCTGATGTACAAAAAATAATGGGTTCATATAATTTAAGATACAGTATCAGGGAAACAGCAATCCTGGAGGATTATAATGATTAA
- a CDS encoding aminotransferase class V-fold PLP-dependent enzyme — protein sequence MINDGIENIYAKPVTFPIYQTSSYIVPEGEKYRYTREYNPTVENLGREIMRIEGSEDYNVFSSGMGAITTTLLALSQPGDRILTHLDTFARSYHFIKEFMGRWGVRSDVSIPGTENILSSIKKDTKIVFIESVTNPILRVNDIKAISERCNEVGSLLIVDSTVPTPYNIKSIKLGADIVIHSSSKFIAGHNNVISGLAAGRRDLMEKIDAMRRTLGTTLDPNSAFLTETGMKTLDIRMEKINSNAMKIARGLKDNKYIKRVIYPGLSEHRDYHTAVKYMKGYSGIVCFEIGMDAMKFIGNLKRIIPANTMGGVDSIASIPKTMSHRSLTPDELKILGVDDHFIRLSVGIEEPEEILDDINNALSHQ from the coding sequence ATGATTAATGACGGTATTGAGAATATATATGCAAAACCGGTTACATTTCCAATATACCAGACAAGCTCATATATTGTCCCAGAGGGTGAAAAATACCGGTATACTAGAGAATACAACCCCACCGTGGAAAATCTTGGAAGGGAGATAATGCGTATAGAAGGATCTGAGGATTATAATGTATTTTCGTCAGGCATGGGGGCAATAACAACAACGTTGCTGGCACTTTCTCAGCCAGGCGATAGAATACTTACGCATCTTGACACATTTGCCAGATCATACCATTTCATAAAGGAATTCATGGGTAGATGGGGAGTAAGGTCAGATGTGTCCATACCAGGCACAGAGAATATTTTAAGTTCTATAAAGAAGGATACAAAAATTGTTTTTATTGAAAGCGTTACAAATCCAATATTAAGGGTAAATGATATAAAAGCCATATCCGAACGCTGCAATGAGGTGGGTTCACTGCTTATTGTTGATTCCACTGTTCCGACTCCTTATAATATTAAATCCATTAAACTGGGTGCAGACATAGTTATACATAGCTCATCTAAGTTTATTGCTGGCCACAATAATGTTATTTCCGGTCTTGCGGCAGGAAGGAGAGATTTAATGGAAAAAATAGACGCCATGAGAAGAACGCTGGGAACCACACTTGATCCAAATTCTGCATTTCTCACAGAGACAGGCATGAAAACCCTTGATATACGAATGGAAAAAATAAATTCAAATGCAATGAAAATTGCCAGAGGGCTTAAAGACAATAAGTACATAAAAAGGGTTATCTACCCCGGGCTTTCAGAACACCGGGATTACCATACCGCCGTTAAATATATGAAAGGCTATTCCGGAATAGTGTGCTTTGAAATTGGCATGGATGCCATGAAATTTATAGGGAACTTAAAACGTATAATTCCGGCCAATACTATGGGCGGGGTTGACAGCATAGCGTCCATACCCAAAACAATGTCTCACAGGTCTCTAACACCTGATGAACTGAAAATACTGGGAGTGGATGACCATTTTATAAGGCTCTCGGTGGGCATAGAGGAACCTGAAGAAATTCTGGATGACATCAATAATGCACTTTCCCACCAATAA
- a CDS encoding mevalonate-3-phosphate 5-kinase: MIPVVLIGGIPGVGKTSISGYIGREFNINIVLSGDYLREFLRPYAESGLMEVSVYSAYSAFGEKNNENIIKGYVEQSKSMYPGINAIFRRALRNGEPLILETLYFIPEMLDEDIRDKIIKIYIHISDMDLHSTRLKERINYTHLNSPGERLVEQLPVYSVMEKYSMERSGSDVLIIDNKNFHETETAIKEYIKSIIGGKVHY, encoded by the coding sequence ATGATTCCTGTTGTATTGATCGGTGGCATCCCCGGTGTTGGCAAGACCAGTATTTCTGGATACATAGGCAGGGAATTCAATATCAATATCGTGCTGTCAGGAGACTACCTGAGGGAGTTTCTGAGACCATATGCAGAAAGTGGGCTTATGGAAGTAAGTGTTTACAGTGCATATTCCGCATTCGGTGAAAAAAATAATGAAAATATAATAAAAGGTTATGTAGAGCAGTCAAAATCTATGTATCCAGGAATTAATGCAATATTCAGGAGGGCATTAAGAAACGGTGAGCCACTTATACTGGAGACACTTTATTTCATTCCTGAAATGCTTGATGAGGATATCAGGGATAAAATAATAAAGATATATATACACATTTCAGACATGGATTTGCATAGTACAAGGTTAAAGGAAAGGATAAACTATACGCATCTGAATTCTCCCGGAGAAAGGCTTGTTGAGCAGCTTCCAGTCTACAGTGTAATGGAAAAATACTCTATGGAAAGATCTGGTAGCGATGTTTTGATTATAGACAACAAAAATTTTCATGAAACTGAAACTGCAATAAAGGAATATATAAAATCAATTATTGGTGGGAAAGTGCATTATTGA
- a CDS encoding Fe-Mn family superoxide dismutase: MINMATETWEVKENARPRGLDGISDKQIDYHFDFHYKGYVAKLNEIWSKLPSVDLTKANQNYSDLREMKLEETFNYDGSMLHEYYFESLNKDHVAMPESVKSAIEKDFGSYENFVALFKAVGTAFRGWAHLVFDLNTGKLRVLGADIHNASAIWNALMILPLDVYEHAYYTDYGAKRAPYLDAFMKNVDWKVVEKRLERAKRTYEAFKKD, translated from the coding sequence ATGATAAATATGGCTACAGAAACATGGGAAGTAAAGGAAAATGCAAGACCTAGAGGATTGGACGGCATATCAGACAAGCAGATAGACTACCACTTTGATTTCCATTATAAGGGATATGTGGCAAAACTCAACGAAATATGGTCAAAATTGCCCAGCGTTGATCTGACCAAAGCCAATCAGAATTACAGTGACCTCAGGGAAATGAAACTGGAAGAAACATTCAATTATGATGGGTCAATGCTTCATGAATACTATTTTGAGTCATTGAACAAGGATCATGTGGCAATGCCGGAATCAGTTAAATCAGCTATAGAGAAAGATTTTGGAAGCTATGAAAACTTTGTTGCCCTTTTCAAGGCAGTTGGAACAGCATTCAGGGGATGGGCACATCTTGTATTTGACCTTAACACAGGCAAACTGAGAGTGCTTGGTGCAGATATACACAATGCATCAGCAATATGGAATGCACTCATGATACTTCCTCTAGATGTGTACGAGCATGCTTACTACACAGACTACGGTGCCAAGAGGGCCCCATACCTGGATGCATTCATGAAGAATGTTGACTGGAAGGTCGTGGAAAAGAGACTTGAGAGAGCCAAAAGAACATACGAAGCCTTCAAAAAGGATTAA
- a CDS encoding N-glycosylase/DNA lyase encodes MIKEDELSIKIMESKIIFGKKINERAIDFINMGKSRNDSLFIELCFCILTANTSAEMGIRTQRTIMNGFIDYPEEKLRDELKAAKYRFYNKRASYIVGARPVRKNIKKLIAGMDHFSLREYLVNNIKGVGYKEASHFLRNIGIFDFAILDKHILKLMKDYGYTDNIKLGTRKDYLEKERVFNSIASVYGLAPGILDLYLWQIATGKILK; translated from the coding sequence ATGATTAAAGAAGATGAACTATCCATTAAAATAATGGAATCAAAAATTATTTTTGGTAAAAAAATCAATGAAAGGGCCATAGATTTTATAAATATGGGAAAATCCAGAAATGATTCCTTATTCATTGAACTATGCTTCTGCATACTCACTGCGAATACCTCAGCTGAAATGGGAATAAGAACCCAGAGAACAATAATGAATGGCTTTATAGATTATCCGGAGGAAAAACTGAGGGATGAATTAAAAGCTGCAAAATATAGATTCTATAATAAGAGGGCATCATATATTGTGGGTGCCAGGCCTGTTAGGAAAAACATCAAAAAACTCATAGCAGGGATGGATCATTTTTCACTGAGGGAATACCTGGTAAATAATATAAAAGGTGTTGGGTATAAAGAAGCTTCACATTTTCTGAGGAATATCGGCATATTTGATTTTGCAATACTGGATAAGCACATACTAAAACTAATGAAGGATTATGGTTATACTGATAATATTAAGTTAGGGACAAGAAAAGATTACCTGGAAAAGGAGAGGGTTTTCAACTCAATAGCATCTGTTTACGGGCTTGCGCCTGGAATACTGGATCTTTATCTATGGCAGATTGCAACAGGGAAAATACTGAAATAG